A region from the Diorhabda sublineata isolate icDioSubl1.1 chromosome X, icDioSubl1.1, whole genome shotgun sequence genome encodes:
- the LOC130450644 gene encoding catenin alpha isoform X2, with the protein MMTDRFGLKWDPKNLEIRTMSVEKTLEPLVLQVTTLVNTKGPSKKKKGKSKRANALVSTVEKATENFIEKGEQIAYENPDITDEMLAAVDEVKKTGTAMSIAAREFSEDPCSSLKRGNMVRAARNLLSAVTRLLILADMVDVHLLLKSLHVVEDDLEKLKNASSNGELLDNIKAFGQNANELMNQAAKRQQELKDPQLRDDLAAARAVLKKHSTMLLTASKVYVRHPELAAAKANRDYVLKQVCEAVNTINDVAQGRTPQPACGPYDGPGELAAALDDFDDHMVMEPLAYNEVHTRPSLEERLESIISGAALMADSSCTRDERRERIVAECNAVRQALQDLLSEYMTNMGNKDKSESLNRAIDNMGRKTRDLRRQLRKAVVDHVSDSFLETNVPLLVLIKAAQNGNEKEVEEYAVVFTEHSNKLVEVANLVCSMSNNEDGVKMVRYAAAQIDNLCPEVINAARILAARPRSKVAQENMEAFKQSWENQVRILTEAVDDITTIDDFLAVSENHILEDVNKCVLALQEGDADTLDRTASGIRGRSNRVCNVVTAEMDNYEPCIYTKRVLEAVKVLNDQVMPKFTQRVQVAVQALGNSPPKEVDENDFIDASRLVYDGVREIRRAVLMNRADEDLDPEDVELDENYLIETRSKSSAHTGEHGVDEYPDISGITTAREAMGKMPEEDKQKILQQVEFFRSEKLKFDREVAKWDDTGNDIIVLAKHMCMIMMEMTDFTRGRGPLKTTMDVINAAKKISEAGTKLDKLTRQIAEQCPESSTKKDLIAYLQRIALYCHQMNITSKVKADVQNISGELIVSGLDSATSLIQAAKNLMNAVVLTVKASYVASTKYPRQGTVASPIVVWKMKAPEKKPLVRPEKPEEVRAKVRKGSQKKVQNPIHALSEFQSPTESV; encoded by the exons ATGATGACTgatcgttttggtttaaaatggGACcccaaaaatttagaaattagaaCTATGTCTGTAGAAAAAACATTGGAGCCCTTAGTTTTGCAAGTTACAACTCTTGTAAATACAAAAGGACCAagtaaaaaaaagaaaggaaaatcTAAACGTGCCAATGCATTGGTTAGTACAGTAGAAAAAGCAACTgaaaactttattgaaaaagGTGAACAGATTGCTTACGAAAATCCAGATATTACAGATGAAATGCTGGCAGCTGTGGACGAAGTTAAGAAAACAG gAACAGCAATGAGTATAGCTGCAAGGGAGTTTTCTGAAGATCCGTGCTCTTCTTTAAAAAGAGGAAATATGGTTCGAGCTGCTAGAAACCTTCTATCTGCTGTAACCCGGCTTTTAATTCTTGCTGATATGGTGGATGTTCACCTTCTGCTCAAATCTTTACATGTAGTTGAAGATGatttagaaaaacttaaaaatgcCTCAAGCAATGGAGAACTCTTGGACAATATTAAAGCTTTTGGTCAAAATGCCAATGAACTAATGAATCAGGCAGCTAAAAGACAACAAGAACTGAAAGACCCACAACTTCGTGATGACTTGGCAGCTGCTAGAGCTGTACTTAAAAAACATTCCACAATGCTATTGACAGCTTCAAAGGTGTATGTACGCCATCCTGAATTGGCAGCAGCAAAAGCAAATAGAGATTATGTACTAAAACAAGTATGTGAAGCTGTCAATACCATTAATGATGTAGCACAGGGTAGGACTCCACAACCTGCTTGCGGGCCCTATGATGGTCCTGGAGAGTTGGCTGCTGCTTTAGACGACTTTGAT GATCACATGGTGATGGAACCTTTAGCTTACAACGAAGTCCACACAAGGCCTTCTTTAGAGGAACGTTTAGAAAGTATTATAAGTGGAGCAGCACTAATGGCAGATTCCAGCTGTACTAGAGATGAAAGACGTGAGAGAATAGTTGCAGAATGTAACGCAGTGAGACAAGCTTTGCAAGATTTGCTTTCTGAGTATATGACTAAT ATGGGAAATAAAGATAAAAGTGAAAGTCTCAATAGAGCTATTGATAATATGGGAAGAAAGACTAGAGATTTACGAAGACAGCTCAGAAAAGCTGTTGTGGATCATGTGTCTGATAg ttttttggaaaCCAACGTACCCTTATTGGTTCTAATAAAAGCAGCTCAAAATGGCAATgaaaaagaagtagaagaatatgCGGTTGTGTTTACTGAACATTCCAATAAGTTAGTAGAGGTAGCAAACCTAGTTTGTAGCATGTCGAACAATGAAGATGGAGTTAAAATGGTTCGATATGCTGCTGCTCAGATTGATAATCTATGTCCAGAAGTAATCAATGCAGCTAGGATCTTAGCTGCTAGACCTCGCAGTAAAGTTGCTCAAGAAAACATGGAAGCATTTAAGCAATCTTGGGAAAATCAAGTTAGGATTCTAACTGAAGCTGTTGACGATATTACTACTATTGACGACTTTTTGGCTGTTTCTGAAAATCATATTCTAGAAGATGTCAACAAATGCGTCCTTGCATTACAAGAAG GTGATGCTGATACTCTAGATCGCACTGCTAGTGGTATTAGAGGCAGATCTAATCGAGTATGCAATGTTGTGACAGCTGAAATGGATAACTACGAACCTTGCATTTACACTAAACGTGTTCTTGAAGCTGTTAAGGTATTGAACGATCAAGTAATGCCTAAATTTACCCAAAGAGTGCAAGTTGCTGTTCAAGCATTAGGAAATAGTCCACCAAAAGAAGTAGATGAAAACGATTTCATTGATGCCTCCAGACTTGTTTATGATGGTGTAAGAGAAATAAGAAGAGCAGTATTAATGAATAGA gCCGATGAGGACTTAGATCCTGAAGATGTTGAATTggatgaaaattatttgattgaaacAAGAAGTAAAT CAAGTGCCCATACAGGAGAACATGGTGTTGATGAATATCCAGATATCAGTGGAATTACAACTGCCAGG gaaGCTATGGGTAAAATGCCTGAAGAAGACAAACAAAAGATTTTACAACAAGTTGAATTCTTCAGAAGCGAAAAGCTCAAGTTTGATCGTGAAGTTGCCAAATGGGACGATACTGGTAATGATATTATTGTACTTGCCAAACATATGTGTATGATTATGATGGAAATGACAGATTTTACAAG GGGTCGGGGTCCTTTAAAAACAACCATGGATGTTATCAATGCAGCAAAAAAGATTTCAGAAGCTGGTACCAAATTGGATAAACTTACTCGTCAGATAGCCGAGCAATGCCCCGAAAGttctacaaaaaaagatttaattGCTTATCTACAACGTATTGCCCTATATTGTCACCAAATGAATATTACATCCAAAGTTAAAGCTGATGTACAAAATATCAGCGGGGAGCTCATTGTTTCTGGG ttggaCAGTGCTACTTCTTTAATCCAAGCAGCTAAAAACTTGATGAATGCTGTGGTACTTACCGTGAAAGCTTCTTATGTTGCTTCTACAAAATATCCGAGACAAGGAACCGTTGCT TCACCTATTGTTGTGTGGAAGATGAAGGCGCCAGAAAAGAAACCCTTAGTAAGACCTGAAAAACCAGAGGAAGTTCGTGCCAAAGTACGCAAAGGTTCACAGAAGAAAGTTCAAAATCCAATTCATGCCCTTTCTGAATTCCAAAGTCCCACAGAATCtgtgtaa
- the LOC130450644 gene encoding catenin alpha isoform X1, which yields MMTDRFGLKWDPKNLEIRTMSVEKTLEPLVLQVTTLVNTKGPSKKKKGKSKRANALVSTVEKATENFIEKGEQIAYENPDITDEMLAAVDEVKKTGTAMSIAAREFSEDPCSSLKRGNMVRAARNLLSAVTRLLILADMVDVHLLLKSLHVVEDDLEKLKNASSNGELLDNIKAFGQNANELMNQAAKRQQELKDPQLRDDLAAARAVLKKHSTMLLTASKVYVRHPELAAAKANRDYVLKQVCEAVNTINDVAQGRTPQPACGPYDGPGELAAALDDFDDHMVMEPLAYNEVHTRPSLEERLESIISGAALMADSSCTRDERRERIVAECNAVRQALQDLLSEYMTNQLEVLRGITRMGNKDKSESLNRAIDNMGRKTRDLRRQLRKAVVDHVSDSFLETNVPLLVLIKAAQNGNEKEVEEYAVVFTEHSNKLVEVANLVCSMSNNEDGVKMVRYAAAQIDNLCPEVINAARILAARPRSKVAQENMEAFKQSWENQVRILTEAVDDITTIDDFLAVSENHILEDVNKCVLALQEGDADTLDRTASGIRGRSNRVCNVVTAEMDNYEPCIYTKRVLEAVKVLNDQVMPKFTQRVQVAVQALGNSPPKEVDENDFIDASRLVYDGVREIRRAVLMNRADEDLDPEDVELDENYLIETRSKSSAHTGEHGVDEYPDISGITTAREAMGKMPEEDKQKILQQVEFFRSEKLKFDREVAKWDDTGNDIIVLAKHMCMIMMEMTDFTRGRGPLKTTMDVINAAKKISEAGTKLDKLTRQIAEQCPESSTKKDLIAYLQRIALYCHQMNITSKVKADVQNISGELIVSGLDSATSLIQAAKNLMNAVVLTVKASYVASTKYPRQGTVASPIVVWKMKAPEKKPLVRPEKPEEVRAKVRKGSQKKVQNPIHALSEFQSPTESV from the exons ATGATGACTgatcgttttggtttaaaatggGACcccaaaaatttagaaattagaaCTATGTCTGTAGAAAAAACATTGGAGCCCTTAGTTTTGCAAGTTACAACTCTTGTAAATACAAAAGGACCAagtaaaaaaaagaaaggaaaatcTAAACGTGCCAATGCATTGGTTAGTACAGTAGAAAAAGCAACTgaaaactttattgaaaaagGTGAACAGATTGCTTACGAAAATCCAGATATTACAGATGAAATGCTGGCAGCTGTGGACGAAGTTAAGAAAACAG gAACAGCAATGAGTATAGCTGCAAGGGAGTTTTCTGAAGATCCGTGCTCTTCTTTAAAAAGAGGAAATATGGTTCGAGCTGCTAGAAACCTTCTATCTGCTGTAACCCGGCTTTTAATTCTTGCTGATATGGTGGATGTTCACCTTCTGCTCAAATCTTTACATGTAGTTGAAGATGatttagaaaaacttaaaaatgcCTCAAGCAATGGAGAACTCTTGGACAATATTAAAGCTTTTGGTCAAAATGCCAATGAACTAATGAATCAGGCAGCTAAAAGACAACAAGAACTGAAAGACCCACAACTTCGTGATGACTTGGCAGCTGCTAGAGCTGTACTTAAAAAACATTCCACAATGCTATTGACAGCTTCAAAGGTGTATGTACGCCATCCTGAATTGGCAGCAGCAAAAGCAAATAGAGATTATGTACTAAAACAAGTATGTGAAGCTGTCAATACCATTAATGATGTAGCACAGGGTAGGACTCCACAACCTGCTTGCGGGCCCTATGATGGTCCTGGAGAGTTGGCTGCTGCTTTAGACGACTTTGAT GATCACATGGTGATGGAACCTTTAGCTTACAACGAAGTCCACACAAGGCCTTCTTTAGAGGAACGTTTAGAAAGTATTATAAGTGGAGCAGCACTAATGGCAGATTCCAGCTGTACTAGAGATGAAAGACGTGAGAGAATAGTTGCAGAATGTAACGCAGTGAGACAAGCTTTGCAAGATTTGCTTTCTGAGTATATGACTAAT CAATTGGAAGTTTTACGTGGAATAACAAGG ATGGGAAATAAAGATAAAAGTGAAAGTCTCAATAGAGCTATTGATAATATGGGAAGAAAGACTAGAGATTTACGAAGACAGCTCAGAAAAGCTGTTGTGGATCATGTGTCTGATAg ttttttggaaaCCAACGTACCCTTATTGGTTCTAATAAAAGCAGCTCAAAATGGCAATgaaaaagaagtagaagaatatgCGGTTGTGTTTACTGAACATTCCAATAAGTTAGTAGAGGTAGCAAACCTAGTTTGTAGCATGTCGAACAATGAAGATGGAGTTAAAATGGTTCGATATGCTGCTGCTCAGATTGATAATCTATGTCCAGAAGTAATCAATGCAGCTAGGATCTTAGCTGCTAGACCTCGCAGTAAAGTTGCTCAAGAAAACATGGAAGCATTTAAGCAATCTTGGGAAAATCAAGTTAGGATTCTAACTGAAGCTGTTGACGATATTACTACTATTGACGACTTTTTGGCTGTTTCTGAAAATCATATTCTAGAAGATGTCAACAAATGCGTCCTTGCATTACAAGAAG GTGATGCTGATACTCTAGATCGCACTGCTAGTGGTATTAGAGGCAGATCTAATCGAGTATGCAATGTTGTGACAGCTGAAATGGATAACTACGAACCTTGCATTTACACTAAACGTGTTCTTGAAGCTGTTAAGGTATTGAACGATCAAGTAATGCCTAAATTTACCCAAAGAGTGCAAGTTGCTGTTCAAGCATTAGGAAATAGTCCACCAAAAGAAGTAGATGAAAACGATTTCATTGATGCCTCCAGACTTGTTTATGATGGTGTAAGAGAAATAAGAAGAGCAGTATTAATGAATAGA gCCGATGAGGACTTAGATCCTGAAGATGTTGAATTggatgaaaattatttgattgaaacAAGAAGTAAAT CAAGTGCCCATACAGGAGAACATGGTGTTGATGAATATCCAGATATCAGTGGAATTACAACTGCCAGG gaaGCTATGGGTAAAATGCCTGAAGAAGACAAACAAAAGATTTTACAACAAGTTGAATTCTTCAGAAGCGAAAAGCTCAAGTTTGATCGTGAAGTTGCCAAATGGGACGATACTGGTAATGATATTATTGTACTTGCCAAACATATGTGTATGATTATGATGGAAATGACAGATTTTACAAG GGGTCGGGGTCCTTTAAAAACAACCATGGATGTTATCAATGCAGCAAAAAAGATTTCAGAAGCTGGTACCAAATTGGATAAACTTACTCGTCAGATAGCCGAGCAATGCCCCGAAAGttctacaaaaaaagatttaattGCTTATCTACAACGTATTGCCCTATATTGTCACCAAATGAATATTACATCCAAAGTTAAAGCTGATGTACAAAATATCAGCGGGGAGCTCATTGTTTCTGGG ttggaCAGTGCTACTTCTTTAATCCAAGCAGCTAAAAACTTGATGAATGCTGTGGTACTTACCGTGAAAGCTTCTTATGTTGCTTCTACAAAATATCCGAGACAAGGAACCGTTGCT TCACCTATTGTTGTGTGGAAGATGAAGGCGCCAGAAAAGAAACCCTTAGTAAGACCTGAAAAACCAGAGGAAGTTCGTGCCAAAGTACGCAAAGGTTCACAGAAGAAAGTTCAAAATCCAATTCATGCCCTTTCTGAATTCCAAAGTCCCACAGAATCtgtgtaa